From a single Mus musculus strain C57BL/6J chromosome 12, GRCm38.p6 C57BL/6J genomic region:
- the Gm51963 gene encoding 40S ribosomal protein S11-like, translated as MADIQTERAYQKHPKIFQNKKQVLLGETGKEKLPRYYKNIGLGFKMPKEAIEGTYIDKKCPFTGNVSIRGRILSGVVMKMKMQRTIVIRRDYLHYILSPCFRDVQIGDIVTVGECRPLRKTV; from the coding sequence ATGGCAGACATTCAGACGGAGCGTGCTTACCAAAAGCATCCTAAGATCTTTCAAAACAAGAAGCAGGTTCTGCTGGGAGAAACCGGCAAGGAAAAACTCCCTCGGTACTACAAAAACATCGGTCTAGGCTTCAAGATGCCCAAAGAGGCCATCGAGGGCACCTACATAGACAAGAAATGCCCCTTCACTGGTAACGTCTCCATCCGAGGTCGGATCCTGTCTGGTGTcgtgatgaagatgaagatgcagaGGACCATCGTCATCCGCCGGGACTATCTCCATTATATCCTGTCCCCCTGTTTCAGGGATGTACAGATCGGAGACATTGTCACAGTTGGAGAGTGCAGGCCCCTGAGAAAGACTGTGTGA